In one window of Anaerobacillus alkaliphilus DNA:
- a CDS encoding YaaL family protein: MLFKKKGRIRKEENRRLVEEIEHQKYQLMTQRELVEKSVEPSEEVLLKLKVTEAKYLFLLKEARIRRTNMENS; encoded by the coding sequence ATGCTTTTTAAGAAAAAAGGTAGGATTCGAAAAGAGGAAAACAGGCGATTAGTAGAAGAAATTGAACATCAAAAGTATCAGTTAATGACTCAAAGAGAACTAGTTGAAAAAAGTGTTGAGCCATCAGAAGAAGTTTTACTGAAATTAAAAGTTACGGAAGCGAAGTACCTATTCTTATTAAAAGAAGCTAGAATTAGAAGAACGAACATGGAAAATTCTTAA
- a CDS encoding pro-sigmaK processing inhibitor BofA family protein → MDPIIVVTILGGIIFLLLVLGAPIKPLRFIGQGMIRLIIGALFLFFLNAFGSVFDYHIPINLATASVSGFLGIPGLIALVIIDLFVL, encoded by the coding sequence ATGGATCCGATTATCGTAGTTACTATATTAGGAGGAATTATCTTTTTGCTATTAGTATTAGGTGCTCCAATCAAACCATTGCGTTTTATTGGACAAGGAATGATTAGATTAATTATCGGCGCTTTGTTTTTATTTTTCCTCAATGCCTTTGGTTCTGTTTTCGATTATCATATACCAATTAATTTAGCTACGGCGTCAGTATCTGGTTTTCTTGGGATTCCAGGACTAATAGCGTTAGTAATTATTGACCTTTTTGTCCTATAA